The following are from one region of the Gossypium hirsutum isolate 1008001.06 chromosome D03, Gossypium_hirsutum_v2.1, whole genome shotgun sequence genome:
- the LOC107950508 gene encoding leucine-rich repeat receptor-like serine/threonine-protein kinase BAM1, giving the protein MRLLLLLLFLLLHISHSYAAGAAARAVTELRALIAVKSSITDDPQSYLSNWNATTPLCSFAGVTCDLTGRHVTSIDLTNFTLSGTLSPSLAHLRFLQNLSVAANDLYGPIPTELAVLSNLRYLNLSNNVFNGSFPTQLSQLKNLQVLDLYNNNMTGELPVSVTELPNLRHLHLGGNYFSGQIPSSYGRWEHLEYLAVSGNELSGKIPPEIGNLTKLKQLYIGYFNSFEGGLPPEVGNLSELVRFDAANCMLSGEIPPEIGKLQRLDTLFLQVNALSGSLTPELGTLNSLKSMDLSNNMFTGEIPASFAQLKNLTLLNLFRNKLHGQIPDFIGELPELEVLQLWENNFTGSIPQKLGSNKKLQVLDLSSNKLTGTLPPDMCSGNTLQTLITLGNFLLGPIPESLGKCESLSRIRMGENYLNGSIPKGLLGLPQLTQVELQDNYLTGEFPVTDSSISVNLGQISLSNNQLSGALPASVGNFSGVQKLLLDGNKFWGRIPAEIGKLQQLSKIDFSHNKFSGLIPPEICKCKLLTFVDLSRNELSGQIPTEITSMRILNYLNLSRNHLLGSIPSSISTMQSLTSVDFSYNNLSGLVPGSGQFSYFNYTSFLGNPELCGPYLGPCKDGVAKGTHETHVKGGLSASLKLLLVIGLLVFSILFAVAAIIKARSLKKASDARAWKLTAFQRLDFTCDDVLDCLKEDNIIGKGGAGIVYKGSMPSGDQVAVKRLPAMSRGSSHDHGFNAEIQTLGRIRHRHIVRLLGFCSNHETNLLVYEYMPNGSLGEVLHGKKGGHLHWDTRYKIAVEAAKGLCYLHHDCSPLIVHRDVKSNNILLDSEFEAHVADFGLAKFLQDSGTSECMSAVAGSYGYIAPEYAYTLKVDEKSDVYSFGVVLLELVCGRKPVGEFGDGVDIVQWVRKMTDSSKESVLKVLDPRFPSVPLQEVMHVFYVAMLCVEEQAVERPTMREVVQILTELPKPPNSKQGDTTINEPPTSPSPDTTLDSPTTTITKDPKDEQQQPPAPKSTPPDLLSI; this is encoded by the exons ATGAGGTtactcctcctcctcctcttcctccTTCTTCACATTTCCCACTCCTATGCCGCCGGCGCCGCCGCAAGAGCCGTTACGGAGCTTCGCGCACTTATCGCTGTTAAATCCTCCATTACCGACGACCCTCAATCTTACCTCTCCAACTGGAATGCAACCACTCCCCTTTGTTCATTCGCCGGAGTCACGTGCGATTTAACCGGTCGTCACGTGACATCCATCGATTTAACTAACTTCACTCTGTCCGGAACTCTTTCCCCCTCGCTTGCCCACCTCCGTTTCCTCCAAAACCTCTCCGTCGCCGCCAACGATCTTTACGGTCCTATCCCGACGGAGCTCGCCGTCCTATCCAATCTCCGTTACCTAAACCTTTCCAACAATGTTTTCAATGGTTCCTTTCCTACCCAGCTTTCCCAGCTGAAAAATCTACAGGTACTCGATTTATACAACAATAACATGACGGGGGAGTTGCCGGTTTCCGTCACGGAGCTTCCCAATTTGCGTCACTTGCATTTGGGAGGGAACTATTTCAGCGGTCAGATCCCGTCAAGTTACGGCCGTTGGGAGCATCTTGAATATTTAGCCGTTTCGGGTAACGAACTCAGCGGTAAAATCCCACCCGAAATCGGCAACCTAACGAAGCTGAAGCAGTTGTACATTGGCTACTTCAATAGTTTCGAAGGTGGTTTGCCGCCGGAGGTCGGGAACTTGTCGGAACTTGTTCGTTTTGACGCCGCTAACTGCATGTTATCCGGTGAAATACCGCCGGAGATCGGTAAGTTGCAGAGGCTCGACACTTTGTTCCTCCAGGTGAATGCACTGTCTGGCTCCTTAACTCCCGAGCTGGGAACCTTAAACAGCTTGAAATCCATGGATTTATCGAACAATATGTTTACCGGTGAGATTCCGGCGAGTTTCGCTCAGCTCAAAAACTTGACTCTTCTCAATCTTTTCAGAAACAAGCTCCACGGACAGATTCCTGACTTCATTGGTGAGTTGCCTGAGTTGGAGGTCTTACAGCTGTGGGAAAATAACTTCACCGGAAGCATTCCTCAGAAGTTGGGCAGTAACAAAAAGCTTCAAGTTCTAGATCTTTCGTCGAACAAGTTAACGGGGACTTTGCCGCCGGACATGTGCTCCGGCAACACGTTGCAAACGTTGATTACTTTGGGTAACTTCTTGCTTGGTCCAATCCCAGAATCGCTGGGGAAATGTGAGTCACTCAGTCGGATTCGTATGGGTGAAAATTATCTCAACGGGTCCATCCCTAAAGGCCTTTTGGGATTACCACAGCTTACACAAGTTGAGTTACAGGATAACTATCTAACAGGGGAGTTCCCGGTCACTGATTCTTCCATTTCCGTGAATCTCGGCCAAATCAGCTTATCCAACAACCAACTTTCTGGGGCTTTACCGGCTAGCGTCGGTAACTTTTCCGGTGTTCAAAAGCTTCTTCTCGATGGCAACAAGTTTTGGGGTCGAATCCCAGCTGAGATTGGGAAGTTGCAGCAACTTTCAAAGATTGATTTCAGTCATAACAAGTTTTCAGGATTGATCCCACCAGAAATTTGCAAATGCAAGCTGTTAACCTTTGTTGATCTTAGTCGAAACGAGCTTTCCGGTCAAATTCCGACTGAGATCACAAGTATGAGGATATTAAACTACCTGAATCTGTCGAGAAATCATCTCCTGGGTAGTATCCCTTCTTCAATATCCACTATGCAAAGCTTAACTTCCGTCGATTTCTCGTATAACAATCTCTCCGGTTTGGTTCCTGGCAGTGGTCAGTTTAGTTACTTCAACTACACCTCATTTTTGGGGAACCCGGAGCTGTGTGGTCCTTATTTGGGGCCTTGCAAAGATGGGGTTGCTAAAGGAACTCATGAAACTCATGTTAAAGGTGGACTCTCTGCATCTTTGAAGCTTTTGCTTGTAATAGGCCTGCTTGTCTTCTCCATCTTGTTCGCAGTCGCAGCTATAATCAAAGCACGGTCCTTGAAGAAAGCGAGCGATGCTCGGGCTTGGAAGTTAACCGCGTTCCAGCGCTTGGATTTCACTTGTGATGATGTTTTGGATTGTTTGAAGGAGGATAACATTATAGGCAAAGGAGGTGCTGGGATTGTGTACAAGGGATCCATGCCTAGTGGTGACCAGGTCGCCGTTAAAAGGTTACCGGCAATGAGCCGAGGGTCTTCCCATGATCATGGATTCAATGCTGAGATACAAACTCTGGGGAGGATTAGGCACAGGCATATTGTGAGACTGTTGGGTTTTTGCTCAAATCATGAAACCAATCTCTTGGTTTATGAATATATGCCTAATGGGAGTTTAGGAGAGGTTCTTCATGGGAAGAAAGGGGGTCATTTGCACTGGGATACCAGATACAAGATCGCGGTCGAGGCGGCTAAGGGACTATGCTACCTTCATCATGATTGTTCCCCTTTGATAGTCCACCGGGATGTGAAATCGAACAATATCCTCCTCGACTCGGAGTTTGAAGCTCATGTTGCTGATTTTGGCCTTGCTAAATTCTTGCAAGATTCTGGCACTTCCGAATGCATGTCCGCCGTAGCTGGTTCATACGGTTACATAGCTCCAG AATACGCCTACACACTGAAGGTAGACGAGAAGAGTGACGTGTATAGCTTTGGTGTAGTCCTGTTAGAACTAGTCTGTGGCAGAAAACCAGTAGGGGAGTTCGGTGACGGAGTCGATATCGTTCAATGGGTTCGAAAAATGACAGACTCAAGCAAAGAAAGTGTCCTCAAAGTCCTTGATCCCAGATTCCCATCAGTTCCTCTCCAGGAAGTGATGCACGTATTCTACGTCGCCATGCTTTGTGTCGAAGAACAAGCTGTAGAGCGACCGACGATGAGGGAAGTGGTTCAAATCCTAACCGAACTCCCAAAACCACCAAACTCGAAACAGGGAGACACCACAATCAATGAGCCCCCAACATCACCATCACCAGACACAACTCTAGACTCACCTACAACAACAATCACAAAGGACCCAAAAGACGAGCAACAACAGCCCCCAGCACCTAAATCAACACCACCTGATCTTCTTAGCATTTAA
- the LOC107950510 gene encoding LOW QUALITY PROTEIN: leucine-rich repeat receptor-like serine/threonine-protein kinase BAM1 (The sequence of the model RefSeq protein was modified relative to this genomic sequence to represent the inferred CDS: inserted 1 base in 1 codon), translating to MRLLLLLLLLLLLHISHSYAAGAAARAVTELHALIAVKSSITDDPQSYLSNWNATTPLCSFAGVTCDLTGRHVTSIDLTNVTLAGTLSPSLAHLRFLQNLSVAANDLSGPIPTELAVLSNLRYLNLSNNVFNGSFPTQLSQLKNLEILDLYNNNMTGELPFSVTELPNLRHLHLGGNYFSGQIPSSYGRWEHLEYLAVSGNELSGKIPPEIGNLTKLKQLYIGYFNSFEGGLPPEIGNLSELVRFDAANCMLSGEIPPEIGKLQKLDTLFLQVNALSGSLTPELGTLNSLKSMDLSNNMFTGEIPASFAQLKNLTLLNLFRNKLHGRIPDFIGELPELEVLQLWENNFTGSIPQKLGSNKKLQVLDLSSNKLTGTLPPDMCSGNTLQTLITLGNFLLGPIPESLGKCESLSRIRMGENYLNGSIPKGLLGLPQLTQVELQDNYLTGEFPVTDSSISANLGQISLSNNQLSGALPASVGNFSGVQKLLLDGNKFSGPIPAEIGKLQQLSKIDFSHNKFSGLIPPEICKCKLLTFVDLSGNELSGRIPTEITSMRILNYLNLSRNHLLGSIPSSISTMQSLTSVDFSYNNLSGLVPGSGQFSYFNYTSFLGNPELCGPYLGPCKDGVAKGTHETHIKGGLSASLKLLLVIGLLVFSILFAVVAIIKARSLKKASDSRAWKLTAFQRLDFTCDDVLDCLKEDNIIGKGGAGIVYKGSMPSGDHVAVKRLPAMSRGSSHDHGFNAEIQTLGRIRHRHIVRLLGFCSNHETNLLVYEYMPNGSLGEVLHGKKGGHLHWDTRYKIAVEAAKGLCYLHHDCSPLIVHRDVKSNNILLNSDFEAHVADFGLAKFLQDSGTSECMSAIAGSYGYIAPEYAYTLKVDEKSDVYSFGVVLLELVCGRKPVGEFGDGVDIVQWVRKMTDSNKEGVLKVLDPRLPSVPLHEVMHVFYVAMLCVEEQAVERPTMREVVQILTELPKPPNSESXTSPAPCTTLDPPTTTITKDQQQPPARKSTPPDLLSI from the exons ATGAGGttgctcctcctcctcctcctcctcctcctcctccacaTTTCGCACTCCTATGCCGCCGGCGCCGCCGCAAGAGCCGTCACGGAGCTTCACGCACTTATCGCTGTTAAATCCTCCATTACCGACGACCCTCAATCTTACCTCTCAAACTGGAATGCAACCACTCCCCTTTGTTCATTCGCCGGAGTCACGTGTGATTTAACCGGTCGTCACGTGACATCCATCGATTTAACTAACGTCACCCTGGCCGGAACCCTTTCCCCCTCGCTTGCCCACCTCCGTTTCCTCCAAAACCTCTCCGTCGCCGCCAACGATCTTTCCGGTCCTATCCCGACGGAGCTCGCCGTCCTATCCAATCTCCGTTACCTAAACCTTTCCAACAATGTTTTCAATGGTTCCTTTCCTACCCAGCTTTCCCAGCTGAAAAATCTTGAGATACTCGATTTATACAACAATAACATGACGGGGGAGTTGCCGTTTTCCGTCACGGAGCTTCCCAATTTGCGTCACTTGCATTTGGGAGGGAACTATTTCAGCGGTCAGATCCCGTCAAGTTACGGCCGTTGGGAGCATCTAGAATATTTAGCCGTTTCGGGTAACGAACTCAGCGGTAAAATCCCACCCGAAATCGGCAACTTAACGAAGCTGAAGCAGTTGTACATTGGTTACTTCAATAGTTTCGAAGGTGGTTTGCCGCCGGAGATCGGGAACTTGTCGGAACTCGTTCGTTTTGACGCCGCTAACTGCATGTTATCCGGTGAAATACCGCCGGAGATCGGTAAGTTGCAGAAGCTCGACACGTTGTTCCTCCAGGTGAATGCACTGTCTGGCTCCTTAACTCCCGAGCTGGGAACCTTAAACAGCTTGAAATCCATGGATTTATCGAACAACATGTTTACCGGTGAGATTCCCGCGAGTTTCGCTCAGCTCAAAAACTTGACTCTTCTCAATCTTTTCAGAAACAAGCTCCACGGACGGATTCCTGACTTCATTGGTGAGTTGCCCGAGTTGGAGGTCTTACAGCTCTGGGAAAATAACTTCACCGGAAGCATTCCTCAGAAGTTGGGCAGTAACAAAAAGCTTCAAGTTCTAGATCTTTCGTCGAACAAGTTAACGGGGACTTTGCCGCCGGACATGTGCTCCGGCAACACGTTGCAAACGTTGATTACTTTGGGTAACTTCTTGCTTGGTCCAATCCCAGAATCGCTGGGGAAATGTGAGTCACTCAGTCGGATTCGTATGGGTGAAAATTATCTCAACGGGTCCATCCCTAAAGGCCTTTTGGGATTACCACAGCTTACACAAGTTGAGTTACAGGATAACTATCTAACAGGGGAGTTCCCGGTCACCGATTCTTCCATTTCCGCTAATCTCGGCCAAATCAGCTTATCCAACAACCAACTTTCCGGGGCTTTACCGGCTAGCGTCGGTAACTTTTCCGGTGTTCAAAAGCTTCTTCTAGATGGCAACAAGTTTTCGGGTCCAATCCCAGCTGAGATTGGAAAGTTGCAGCAACTTTCAAAGATTGATTTCAGTCATAACAAGTTTTCAGGATTGATCCCACCAGAAATTTGCAAATGCAAGCTGTTAACCTTTGTTGATCTTAGTGGAAACGAGCTTTCAGGTCGAATTCCGACTGAGATCACAAGTATGAGGATATTAAACTACCTGAATCTGTCGAGAAATCATCTCCTGGGTAGCATCCCTTCTTCAATATCCACTATGCAAAGCTTAACTTCAGTCGATTTCTCTTATAACAATCTCTCCGGTTTGGTTCCTGGCAGTGGTCAGTTTAGTTACTTCAACTACACCTCATTTTTGGGGAACCCTGAGCTGTGTGGTCCTTATTTGGGGCCTTGCAAAGATGGGGTTGCTAAAGGAACTCATGAAACTCATATTAAAGGTGGACTCTCTGCATCTTTGAAACTTTTGCTCGTTATAGGCCTGCTTGTCTTCTCCATCTTGTTTGCAGTTGTGGCTATAATCAAAGCACGGTCCTTGAAGAAAGCGAGTGATTCTCGGGCTTGGAAGTTAACCGCGTTCCAGCGCTTGGATTTTACTTGTGATGATGTTTTGGATTGTTTGAAGGAGGATAATATTATAGGCAAAGGAGGTGCTGGGATTGTGTACAAGGGATCCATGCCTAGTGGTGACCATGTTGCCGTTAAAAGGTTACCGGCAATGAGCCGAGGGTCTTCCCATGATCACGGATTCAATGCTGAGATACAAACTCTGGGGAGGATTAGGCACAGGCATATTGTGAGATTGTTGGGTTTTTGCTCAAACCATGAAACCAATCTCTTGGTTTATGAGTATATGCCTAATGGGAGTTTAGGAGAGGTTCTTCATGGCAAGAAAGGGGGTCATTTGCACTGGGATACCAGATACAAGATCGCTGTAGAGGCTGCTAAGGGACTATGCTACCTTCATCATGATTGTTCCCCTTTGATAGTCCACCGGGACGTGAAATCGAACAATATTCTCCTCAACTCAGATTTTGAAGCTCACGTTGCTGATTTCGGCCTTGCTAAATTCCTGCAAGATTCAGGCACTTCCGAATGCATGTCCGCCATAGCCGGTTCATACGGATACATTGCTCCAG AATATGCCTACACGCTGAAGGTAGACGAGAAGAGTGATGTGTATAGCTTTGGTGTAGTCCTGTTAGAACTCGTCTGTGGCAGAAAACCAGTAGGTGAGTTCGGTGACGGTGTCGACATTGTTCAATGGGTTCGAAAGATGACAGATTCAAACAAAGAAGGCGTCCTCAAAGTCCTCGATCCCAGACTCCCATCGGTTCCTCTCCACGAAGTGATGCATGTTTTCTACGTTGCGATGCTCTGTGTTGAAGAACAGGCCGTAGAGAGACCGACAATGAGGGAAGTGGTTCAAATCCTAACTGAACTCCCAAAACCACCAAACTCAGAGT CAACATCACCGGCACCGTGCACAACCCTAGACCCACCTACAACAACAATCACAAAAGACCAGCAACAGCCACCAGCACGTAAATCAACACCACCTGATCTTCTTAGCATTTAA